GCCGTTACGCTCAATCACAGCTGGCCGCGCTTAACCGGCCCCCCCGCCGCGCCCAGCGCTCAGCCGTCCTGGCGCGCTCCACCACGCTCAATCGTCACCCGCGCAGCTCGCACCACCGCGCTCATGCGCAGCCGCGGCCCGGCAGCCTGGCGCCAGCAGAGTCGGGCCGGTCACGAGTGCCGCGCGAAGCCCGTCGACGACCAAGGGACCCCGGCGGCCAAGAGAGGCTCGACCGCCGAGATAGCCCGACAGCCATCAAACCCGCCCCTGATGGCCGCGCCTCAAACCCCGGCCCCTGCGGGTCCTGCCTCAACCCCGCACCGGGAGGCCCTGCCCCAGAAAGCGCCGCTTCAAAAGCCCGGCCTCAGACACCCCCGCCTCAGAAGGCCGCCCCAGAACCCCGCCAAACCCCTCAGAAGGCCCCGATGAGTTCCGAAATATGCCCACCGATCTGCGCCACTGTCCCGCTCACCTCGGACGCCTGGGACAGCAGACCCTTCACCTTCTCCCACCGGGTGCGGACCACCTCGGGCTCCACGTCCTCGGCCGTGTCCGGATCCTGCGCCTTCCGCGCGTCCTCCAGCAGGCCGGTCAGGTTCCGGTCCAGCGCCTTCCGGTCCGCGATCTCCAGCGCGGCCGTCTCGGCACGCAGCTGCTCCAGCAGCGTGACCAGCGGCGCCTGCTGCTGGTTGATGTTCGCGCCGCTCATCGAGCCGCTGTTCGTTCCCGTGTTGATCGGGCCGAAGTTCCCGCCGCTGATGTTGATGCCGGTCATGTTCTCAATCCCCCTTGGCCGTCTGGACGTTCGCGCCGTCCATCGAACCGGTGTTGGCGCCGGTGTTGATGGGTGCGTAGTTGTCGCCGTGGATGGTGATCTCCTTGTGGATCACGGTCGCGGCCTGGCGCTCGAAGCTGGCCGGCGAATAGCCGCAGTCGCGCAGGATGCTGCTGATCGCGGGCATCAGCCTGCTGTGCAGGATCTTCTCGTAGCGCTCCACGTCGACCAGCTGAAAATAACTGTCGACATCGTCGGCCGCCGCCATCTCACGCAACGTCCGCAGCGAGCCGTACGCGTCCGGGTTGATCAGGCCGTGGTCCTGCCGCAGCGGCCGGATCCACTGCAGCGTGTGCTTGGCGCGACCCCAGATCGTCACCGGCAACCGCAGCAACCGCAGCAACGCCTGCCCGATCGGGGCGGCCACCCCGGCAGGCAGCTTGTCCACGGCGCGGTACCGGTCCCGCACCGGCGGCAGCACGCACGGCGTCCACTCCAGGTACAGGGTGCTGGCGTCGACAGCCGCGTGCAGGTAGCTCGACATCACCAGGTCCCGGTCCCACGTCTCGACCTGGAAACACAGGTAGTAGCGCGCCCACTCACGCGGCTGCTGGCGCAGCGCCGCGACCTCGCCCGGCGGCAGGTACCGCTCCGGCGCCCGGTCCAGGCCCCGCAGGTAGACCACCGACTCCGGCTGGGTCACGTGGTCGATCAGCTCCGCGGACGACGCGAACACGGCCTCCCGGATCGACAGCTCACGCAACCGCCGGTCCGGCGACAGCGACTCGCTCTCCTGCAGCACAGCCATCGCCGCGCGGACCCGTTCGTACAGCAACGGCGTGGTCAGCTCGTCGAACGGCGTGCCGTCCGGCTTGTGGTCCTCCGGCAGCCGGTCCAGCGGCAACGCCATCGACCAGGACTCGCGGTGCAACCCGGCGCCGACGAACGGGTTGTACCCGCGGTGCACGAACAACGGCACCGCGCCCTGCGGGGTCTGCTCGGCGTCCCGGTACCGGTGCAGCTGTCGCACGAACCGCGGCGGGCACAGGCCGAGCAGCGGGCGCTCGGTGGTGAACGGGTCGGCTGGCGGCCGGTTGCGGGCGCGGTAGCCGAACCGGTCGACCAGCAGCGACCGCACCACCAGCCGGTCGGTCACCAGGACCGCGAGCATCAGCACGACCAGCGCTATCGAGACGTAGGTCCACACCTCCTCGTCGCCGGCGGGCGGACCGTAGTAGTCCCCGTAGTAGCCACCGGTGAAGTCCTCGGTGGCCTCCGGATCGATCGCCCCGATCAAGTAGATCAGCAGACCGGCCAGCGCGAACGTGCCGAGCACGACAACGATCGCCGCCTTGAGCGCCACGTTGATCGCCCTGCGCCAGATCGACGGGATCACCAGCGCCACCGCGAGCAGGAGCCACGTGAACAGCACCACGCTCGGGCCCGAGGCCCAGACGAACAAGCCGAACAGCACCGCCAGGATGCCGTCGCGCAGCTTGCGGCGGCCACGCGACGCGATCGCCTCCACCAGCACGCGCGCCGGGTCGAACCCGGGCGAATGCGGCAGCGGCCGGGTCGGTTCGGTGAGGAACTCGCGGATCGCCCGGTCGGCGTATCCGGAGTCGAGGTGCGCGGCCGCGCACAGGTACCGCGTCGTGTCATCCTGGGGCCGCACCTGGTCCGGGACGGCCCAGGCGGTCATCGTCGTTCCGGTCACGGGATCGCGTTCTCCGTCATGGCGGTGAGGATCGGGACCATCTCGGGCCAGTCGGCGGCCTTCGACGAGGCGTACACGAAGTACTCGGTGCCGGAGGCGCGCCAGTACTCGGCCTTCACGTGCCGCTTGCCCTCCGGCGCCGTCCACTCGAACTCCCACACGATCGCCTCGTACCCGCGGATGGTCGTCTGGGCGAGCTCCACACGGGAGTAGCCGGGCCGGGCGGCGGCGAAGTCGCTTTCGGCTTCGAGGTGGGAGTCCAGGATCGAAGCGTTCGGCACGGCCGAGCCGCCGTAGCGGACGTAGCGGGAGCTGTCGGCGGGGTCGGTGGCCTGCACGCTGCCCGCGGACCGGGTCGGCGCGACGGTCCAGCCCTCCGGGATGACCGTGCGGATCCCGGCCGGGCCGGTCACCTCGCTCCCCGGCGCCACCGAACTGCTCGTCGTGGTCGTCGTCGAGGTGCGGCGGCTGCTCGACGTGCTCGCGGTCGTCGTGGCCGAGCTCGACGTGGCCGTGGCCAGCTGGGTCGTACCGCCGTCGCCGCTGTCGCGGACGAGCAGCAGCGCGGTGCCGACCGCGCCGAGCACGACGAGGTTCGCCACGCCCGCGAGCAGCGCCAGACGCGCCGAGCTCGGCTGGCCCCCAGGAGGCGGCATCACTGTCCCCTCATCAACCGCTCGTGCAGAAGTGAGCACTGAGGGTAGCATTGGGCGCCCCGCCCGGGTTACTCCTTTTGGGAGATTCACGTGACCGAACAGACCGACCCGATGTCCGCTGTTCAAGCGCTCGAACAGCAGCTCGCCGCCGCTCCGGCGGATGCGGACCTGCGTCTGCGGCTCGCGCACGCGCTCGAAGCGTTGACTGTTTCCGCACGCAGCGTGACCAGAGAGGGGCTACCCGTGGTGACTTCGACGCGCCAGCGTGATTTGTGCGCGTGGGCGGCCCGCCGGATCCTCGAACTGAACGTGCCCGACGCCCGGCTCACCACCGGCGCACAGGCGCTGCTGACCGAGCTCGACGCCGGACGCCGGTGGGTGTGGCACAGCCAGGGCCAGGTCGCCATCGCCGCGGTGGTGGTGCTGGGCCTGCTCGCGGTCGTGCTGGGCGGGCTGACCGGCGTCGTCGCGGTCGTCGTCGCCGGCGCGGTGCTCAGCAGCGTTCTGCTGTCGGTGCTGGTCCTGCGCTTCCGGCGGGAGCGGTGGCGCGTCGAAGCGGAGCGGCTGGCGCCGGTCATCTGGCGGCCCGGCATCTGAGGAAGTCTCACTCCGCAGGGCGACCGCAACCCGCCCGGCACCTGCCGCGTCCAAGGTGCGAATAGGGTGGGAGACCAGAAGAAGACCCCGAACACGAAGGGACCCGGGCGGTGAACGCGTTCGCGGACTGGCTGCTGTCCCTCGCGCATGCCCTGTTCAACCCGGGGTTCTGCCCCGGTGACTGGGTGTGGGCCACGGTGGCCGCGGGGGCGCTGACCGCCTTGTTCCCGGTGGTCGGCGCGGTCCTCGTCGCGCTCATGCGGAAGTTCACCGGCAACCGGTACGACACCGGCACGATCGCGGCCATCGGCGTGATCGCGTTCGTGTTCTCGTTCGGGCTGCCGTGGATGGCGTTCAACGGCATCTCGGGCATCTACCGGGCCGCGGCCGAGGGCACGTCGTCGCTGTCGAAGGCCGACCTGGCGACGCTGAACCGCGAGTACTGCTCGTTCATCGGCACGCAGAGCGAGTACCTCGGCGGCGGGCAGAACATCTTCGAGACGATCTTCTACCCCTCCGGCAACGTGCTTGCCTACGGCTACTACCTGGGTGCGCTGGTCGGGCTGCCGCTGCTCGCGCTGCTGTTCATGATCCTCCAGGCCCGCACCGCGATGCGCCGCGGGCCGAAGTGGCCTGGCCGCCTGCTGTGGGTCGGGTTCGTGATGTTCGTGGTGTTCTCGGTGGGCGTCTCGGCCAACGCGGGCGTGTTCCTGTGGCTCGGGTTCATCCCGATCGCGATGCTCGGAATCATCCCCATCGCCCTGGTCGGGCCGCCGCCGTGGTCGGTCATCAACAAGCCGGAGCGGCCGCGCCCGGAGCCGCGGCGCGAGCCCCCGCCCCAGGTGCCGCCACCTCCGCCGCCACAGCAACAGCCGCCGAAGCAGTACGCGCCGACGGCCGTCGCGCCCGCCGCGCAGGAACTGGCCGCGGCGCCCGGTCCGGTCCCGATGCCGCCCGGGTCGACGGCCAACGGCGGCGGCCGGTACCGGCGGATCAAGCGCCTCGGCCACGGCGGGTTCGGCACGGTGTGGCAGGCCGTGGACAACCAGCTGGGCCGGACGGTCGCGCTGAAGATCGCCCACGCGCCGGACCGGGACACCGAGGAGCGCATGCGCCGCGAGGCGAGGGCGCTCGCGATGGTCGACCACCCGAACTGCGTGCGGGTCTACGACCTGGTCGAGGAGCCGGACGGGCTCGCCCTGGTCATGGAGTACCTGGAGGGCCAGTCGCTGGCCACCGCGGTGGACACGATGGGGCCGCTGGACGACGTCGCGGCGGGCCGCCTGTGGGCGACGATGGCAGGCGCGCTGGCCGCCGCGCACGAGAAGGGCGTG
The window above is part of the Amycolatopsis thermoflava N1165 genome. Proteins encoded here:
- a CDS encoding serine/threonine-protein kinase; this encodes MNAFADWLLSLAHALFNPGFCPGDWVWATVAAGALTALFPVVGAVLVALMRKFTGNRYDTGTIAAIGVIAFVFSFGLPWMAFNGISGIYRAAAEGTSSLSKADLATLNREYCSFIGTQSEYLGGGQNIFETIFYPSGNVLAYGYYLGALVGLPLLALLFMILQARTAMRRGPKWPGRLLWVGFVMFVVFSVGVSANAGVFLWLGFIPIAMLGIIPIALVGPPPWSVINKPERPRPEPRREPPPQVPPPPPPQQQPPKQYAPTAVAPAAQELAAAPGPVPMPPGSTANGGGRYRRIKRLGHGGFGTVWQAVDNQLGRTVALKIAHAPDRDTEERMRREARALAMVDHPNCVRVYDLVEEPDGLALVMEYLEGQSLATAVDTMGPLDDVAAGRLWATMAGALAAAHEKGVLHRDVKPSNVILDPQGMPHLIDFGIARSRGDSTMTATGMMIGTPDFVAPEQAAGAAASPASDAWQLAATVSYALSGYPPRGTRETPMAALMAAARAEPVSKLPQRSAHARLLIASLDNEPRRRPTLHTVVREVEGFLSRAGKSMDGPVTRIVPRHGGTTRAMPPR